Proteins encoded together in one Microbacterium oxydans window:
- a CDS encoding TetR/AcrR family transcriptional regulator: MSEMQSTRRGRPGYDQQGILAVAVTAFNEHGYDATSIGMLAERLGLSKSAIYHHFGSKDEMLDRALDAALSGLEAVVDDPLPADGSADASAVDRLEHVLRGAVRVLVEQLPAVTLLLRVRGNTEVERQALTRRRVFDRRITALVEEAQAEGELRSDIDASVVARLVFGMINSIVEWYRPGGREGADRLADDVVALALDGLRRPDVAAAAPAV; encoded by the coding sequence ATGTCCGAGATGCAGAGCACGCGACGAGGCCGCCCCGGCTATGACCAGCAGGGCATCCTCGCCGTCGCCGTCACCGCCTTCAACGAGCACGGGTACGACGCCACGTCCATCGGCATGCTCGCCGAGCGCCTGGGCCTGTCGAAGTCCGCGATCTATCACCACTTCGGGTCGAAGGACGAGATGCTCGACCGTGCGCTCGATGCGGCGCTGAGCGGGCTCGAGGCCGTCGTCGACGACCCTCTTCCCGCGGACGGCAGCGCGGATGCGAGCGCGGTGGACCGCCTCGAGCACGTGCTGCGCGGAGCCGTGCGGGTGCTGGTGGAGCAGCTCCCCGCCGTGACGCTGCTGCTGCGCGTGCGCGGGAACACCGAGGTCGAGCGCCAGGCGCTCACGCGACGTCGCGTGTTCGACCGGCGGATCACGGCTCTCGTCGAGGAGGCGCAGGCGGAGGGGGAGCTGCGGTCCGACATCGATGCCAGCGTCGTCGCCCGGCTCGTGTTCGGCATGATCAACTCGATCGTCGAGTGGTATCGCCCGGGAGGACGCGAGGGCGCCGATCGGCTCGCCGACGACGTCGTCGCGCTCGCCCTGGACGGTCTGCGACGTCCGGACGTCGCAGCGGCCGCCCCGGCCGTCTGA
- the paaZ gene encoding phenylacetic acid degradation bifunctional protein PaaZ, whose amino-acid sequence MTEILPSYLQGAWWVPSPEADAAEVRDASTGEVVARVSTEGFDLGGALAYARRAGQASLGALTFHQRAVRLKQLALALTERKAELYEISSRTGATKQDSWVDIDGGIGVLFAYSSKGRRELPNATVYVDGAVENLSKDGSFLGRHIYTRLPGVAVQINAFNFPVWGSLEKFAPAFLAGVPTVVKPATPTGYLAEAMVRIMVESGLLPEGSLQLVSGGVPGLFDELRLGDLVAFTGSASTAERLRAHDAVQTGGVRFTSETDSINASVLGTDAVRGTPEFDAYVTQLVTEMTTKAGQKCTAIRRAIVPESAVDDVIGAVGARLSERVVLGDPRAEGVTMGPLASTAQRDEVLRQVARLQEGGGELVIGSTEAPAVRHGDGSDAPAPDGAFLSPMLLRFPDAESPAVNEIEAFGPVSSIIGYRSLEEASALVARGGGSLVTSVATHDPAVATALATGMAAYNGRVLFLDRDDARSSTGHGSPLPNLVHGGPGRAGGGEELGGIRAVLHHMQRTAVQGSPEMMTALTGVWHQGAASRPYLDGDGIHPFRKSLAELRIGDQVVSPSRTVTLADIETFAAFTGDTFYAHMDETSAAANPFFPGRVAHGYLLVSWAAGLFVDPAPGPVLANSGLENLRFLTPVSPDDQIRVELTAKLITPRETDEYGEVRWDAVLKNQHDEIVATYDVLTLVAKEQVAA is encoded by the coding sequence ATGACCGAGATCCTCCCCAGCTACCTGCAGGGCGCCTGGTGGGTGCCCTCCCCCGAGGCGGACGCCGCCGAGGTGCGAGACGCCTCGACGGGAGAGGTGGTCGCCCGGGTCTCCACGGAGGGGTTCGACCTCGGCGGCGCCCTCGCCTACGCCCGCCGGGCCGGCCAGGCCTCGCTCGGCGCACTCACCTTCCATCAGCGCGCGGTGCGCCTGAAGCAGCTCGCGCTCGCGCTCACGGAGCGCAAGGCCGAGCTCTACGAGATCTCGAGCCGCACCGGCGCGACGAAGCAGGACTCGTGGGTCGACATCGACGGCGGCATCGGCGTCCTCTTCGCCTATTCGAGCAAGGGCCGGCGGGAGCTGCCGAACGCGACCGTGTACGTGGACGGCGCGGTGGAGAACCTGTCCAAGGACGGCTCCTTCCTCGGACGCCACATCTACACCCGCCTCCCCGGCGTCGCGGTGCAGATCAACGCCTTCAACTTCCCGGTCTGGGGATCGCTCGAGAAGTTCGCCCCCGCGTTCCTCGCCGGAGTCCCGACCGTCGTGAAGCCGGCGACGCCCACGGGATACCTCGCCGAGGCGATGGTGCGCATCATGGTGGAGTCCGGCCTCCTCCCGGAGGGATCCCTGCAGCTCGTCTCGGGTGGCGTCCCCGGGCTCTTCGACGAACTGCGACTGGGCGACCTCGTGGCCTTCACCGGATCGGCGTCGACCGCCGAGCGCCTGCGGGCGCACGACGCGGTGCAGACGGGGGGCGTGCGGTTCACCAGCGAGACCGACTCCATCAACGCCTCGGTCCTCGGCACGGATGCCGTGCGCGGCACCCCGGAGTTCGACGCCTACGTCACGCAGCTCGTCACCGAGATGACGACCAAGGCCGGACAGAAGTGCACCGCGATCCGTCGGGCCATCGTGCCGGAGTCGGCCGTGGACGACGTGATCGGCGCGGTGGGGGCGCGACTGTCGGAGCGCGTGGTGCTGGGCGATCCCCGAGCCGAGGGCGTCACGATGGGGCCGCTCGCCTCGACCGCCCAGCGCGACGAGGTGCTGCGTCAGGTCGCGCGTCTGCAGGAGGGCGGCGGCGAGCTTGTGATCGGCTCGACCGAGGCCCCCGCGGTGCGGCACGGCGACGGCAGCGATGCGCCCGCCCCCGACGGGGCCTTCCTCTCCCCGATGCTGCTCCGATTCCCGGATGCGGAGAGTCCCGCCGTCAACGAGATCGAGGCGTTCGGCCCGGTGTCGAGCATCATCGGATACCGGTCGCTCGAAGAGGCCTCGGCCCTCGTGGCCCGTGGCGGCGGCTCGCTCGTGACCAGTGTCGCGACGCACGACCCGGCCGTCGCGACCGCTCTCGCGACCGGGATGGCCGCCTACAACGGGCGCGTGCTCTTCCTCGACCGCGACGACGCGCGCAGCTCGACCGGACACGGCTCCCCGCTCCCGAACCTCGTCCACGGCGGCCCCGGTCGCGCGGGTGGCGGCGAGGAGCTCGGCGGCATCCGTGCGGTGCTGCACCACATGCAGCGCACGGCCGTGCAGGGCTCCCCCGAGATGATGACGGCCCTGACCGGGGTCTGGCATCAGGGGGCCGCGTCCCGTCCGTACCTGGACGGCGACGGCATCCACCCGTTCCGCAAGTCACTGGCGGAGCTGCGCATCGGGGACCAGGTCGTGAGCCCCTCGCGCACCGTGACCCTCGCCGACATCGAGACCTTCGCGGCGTTCACGGGCGACACCTTCTATGCCCACATGGACGAGACCTCGGCCGCCGCGAACCCGTTCTTCCCGGGGCGAGTGGCCCACGGGTACCTGCTCGTGTCGTGGGCGGCGGGGCTCTTCGTCGACCCGGCGCCCGGCCCGGTGCTGGCGAACTCCGGTCTGGAGAACCTGCGGTTCCTGACGCCGGTCTCCCCCGACGACCAGATCCGCGTCGAGCTGACCGCCAAGCTCATCACGCCGCGCGAGACCGACGAGTACGGCGAGGTGCGCTGGGATGCGGTGCTGAAGAACCAGCACGACGAGATCGTCGCGACCTACGACGTGCTCACGCTCGTGGCGAAGGAGCAGGTGGCCGCGTAG
- a CDS encoding 3-hydroxyacyl-CoA dehydrogenase family protein, whose amino-acid sequence MSETDSTPAHVGVLGGGRMGAGIAHAFLLAGSSVTVIERDDTAAAAASDRVLDSVDASIDRGTALEEATSYRARFVTGTDVSSFAACDLVIEAVPEDIALKIDALTRVEKQLTPGAALASNTSSISIDELAAVLEDPERFLGMHFFNPVPASTLVEIVRGATTGPALIDDARGWVRALGKTPIVVADAPGFASSRLGVAIGLEAIRMLEEGVASAEDIDAAMTLGYKHPVGPLRLTDIVGLDVRLGIAEYLAAHLGARFEPPALLRRLVAEGHLGRKSGRGFYEWDA is encoded by the coding sequence ATGAGCGAGACCGACAGCACCCCCGCACACGTCGGGGTCCTCGGCGGCGGACGGATGGGCGCCGGCATCGCGCACGCCTTCCTGCTCGCCGGATCCTCCGTGACCGTGATCGAGCGCGATGACACCGCGGCCGCTGCCGCATCGGACCGCGTCCTCGACTCGGTGGACGCCTCGATCGACCGGGGCACCGCGCTCGAGGAGGCGACCTCCTATCGTGCGCGGTTCGTGACGGGCACGGATGTCTCGTCGTTCGCGGCGTGCGACCTCGTGATCGAGGCCGTGCCGGAGGACATCGCGCTGAAGATCGACGCCCTCACCCGCGTCGAGAAGCAGCTGACTCCCGGCGCCGCGCTCGCGTCGAACACCTCGTCGATCTCCATCGACGAGCTCGCCGCCGTGCTCGAGGATCCCGAGCGCTTCCTCGGCATGCACTTCTTCAATCCGGTACCCGCCTCCACGCTCGTGGAGATCGTCCGCGGGGCCACGACCGGACCGGCGCTGATCGACGACGCCCGCGGATGGGTGCGCGCCCTGGGCAAGACCCCGATCGTCGTGGCGGACGCCCCCGGCTTCGCGTCCTCGCGACTCGGCGTCGCGATCGGGCTCGAGGCGATCCGGATGCTCGAGGAGGGCGTCGCCTCCGCGGAGGACATCGACGCCGCGATGACGCTGGGGTACAAGCACCCCGTGGGTCCGCTCCGACTCACCGACATCGTCGGACTCGATGTCCGACTCGGGATCGCCGAGTACCTGGCCGCGCATCTGGGCGCGCGCTTCGAACCTCCTGCACTGCTGCGACGACTCGTCGCCGAGGGCCACCTCGGCCGCAAGAGCGGACGCGGCTTCTACGAATGGGACGCCTGA
- a CDS encoding enoyl-CoA hydratase/isomerase family protein, whose protein sequence is MPAEQPSPAPLLVERHEDRVVATLHRPHKRNAIDQATIDALHLLCAELEESPRTLILTGADGVFAAGADIAELRERRAADALRGINAHAFVRLAELPMPVIAAIDGYALGGGAELAYAADIRIATPTLAIGNPETGLGILAAAGASWRLKEIIGDARAIELLLTGRTVRAEEALRIGLVSALHEPAALLPAAHAIADRIARNDTAATVATKRVFRAPRDRHPAADLEAQSELFESPEKFRRMTDFLERRDR, encoded by the coding sequence ATGCCCGCGGAGCAGCCCTCCCCGGCGCCGCTGCTCGTCGAGCGGCACGAGGACCGCGTGGTGGCGACGCTCCATCGTCCTCACAAGCGCAACGCGATCGACCAGGCGACGATCGATGCGCTCCACCTGCTCTGCGCCGAGCTCGAGGAGTCGCCGCGCACCCTGATCCTCACCGGCGCCGACGGCGTCTTCGCGGCCGGAGCCGACATCGCCGAGCTCCGCGAGCGTCGGGCGGCCGATGCGCTGCGCGGCATCAACGCCCACGCCTTCGTGCGCCTGGCCGAGTTGCCCATGCCCGTGATCGCAGCGATCGACGGATACGCTCTCGGCGGCGGCGCGGAGCTCGCCTACGCCGCCGACATCCGCATCGCCACCCCGACCCTGGCGATCGGCAATCCGGAGACCGGACTCGGCATCCTCGCCGCAGCGGGTGCCAGCTGGCGCCTCAAGGAGATCATCGGCGACGCCCGGGCGATCGAGCTGCTGCTGACCGGCCGCACGGTCCGTGCCGAGGAGGCTCTGCGCATCGGTCTGGTGTCCGCCCTGCATGAGCCGGCCGCCCTGCTGCCGGCCGCCCACGCGATCGCCGACCGCATCGCCCGGAACGACACCGCGGCGACGGTCGCGACCAAGCGCGTGTTCCGCGCTCCCCGCGACCGGCATCCCGCGGCGGATCTGGAAGCCCAGTCCGAGCTCTTCGAGAGCCCCGAGAAGTTCCGCCGCATGACCGACTTCCTGGAGCGGAGAGACCGATGA
- a CDS encoding thiolase family protein, which translates to MTEAYLVGGTRTPVGRYGGALAGVRPDDLAALVVREAARRAGLDADRVEIDEVILGAANQAGEDNRNVARMAVLLAGLPDSVPGITVNRLCASGMSAVTMAAQAIRSGDADIIVAGGVESMTRAPWVQAKPEKAWAKPGAAYDTSIGWRFPNPRLLARDKATFSMPETAEEVARVDGITRAEADAFAVRSQQRAAAAIAAGRFTAEIVGVPVRDGEFLVDEGPRPDTTLDVLARLRPVVAGGEVVTAGNSSALNDGASAIVVASAEAVERHGLIPRARIVVGTSAGIAPEIMGLGPVPATQKALRRAGLSIDDIGAVELNEAFATQSIACIRRLGLDEARVNADGGAIALGHPLGSSGSRLLVTLLGRMEREDSRYGLATMCVGVGQGAAMILEKM; encoded by the coding sequence ATGACCGAGGCCTACCTCGTCGGAGGCACGCGCACCCCGGTCGGACGATACGGCGGAGCCCTCGCCGGGGTCCGTCCCGACGACCTCGCCGCCCTCGTCGTGAGGGAAGCCGCGCGGCGCGCGGGCCTCGACGCCGATCGGGTCGAGATCGACGAGGTCATCCTCGGCGCGGCGAACCAGGCCGGGGAGGACAACCGCAACGTCGCCAGGATGGCGGTGCTGCTCGCAGGACTCCCCGACAGCGTGCCCGGCATCACCGTGAACCGGTTGTGCGCGTCGGGGATGTCCGCGGTGACGATGGCCGCGCAGGCGATCCGCTCCGGCGACGCCGACATCATCGTCGCCGGCGGGGTCGAGTCGATGACCCGCGCGCCCTGGGTGCAGGCGAAGCCCGAGAAGGCCTGGGCCAAGCCCGGAGCCGCGTACGACACCTCGATCGGCTGGCGGTTCCCCAACCCGCGCCTGCTCGCCCGCGACAAGGCGACGTTCTCGATGCCGGAGACGGCCGAGGAGGTCGCCCGGGTCGACGGGATCACCCGCGCCGAGGCGGATGCCTTCGCGGTCCGCTCCCAGCAGCGCGCCGCGGCGGCGATCGCCGCCGGTCGCTTCACGGCCGAGATCGTGGGCGTCCCGGTCCGGGACGGCGAGTTCCTCGTCGACGAGGGACCGCGGCCCGACACGACACTCGACGTCCTCGCACGCCTGCGTCCCGTGGTCGCCGGTGGTGAGGTCGTGACGGCCGGGAACTCGAGCGCGCTCAACGACGGCGCGTCCGCGATCGTGGTGGCGAGCGCCGAGGCCGTCGAACGCCACGGGCTGATCCCGCGGGCGAGGATCGTCGTCGGCACCAGCGCGGGGATCGCGCCCGAGATCATGGGCCTCGGTCCGGTCCCGGCGACGCAGAAGGCCCTCCGCCGGGCGGGGCTCTCGATCGACGACATCGGTGCGGTCGAACTCAACGAGGCGTTCGCGACGCAGTCGATCGCCTGTATCCGACGTCTCGGGCTCGACGAGGCGCGCGTGAACGCCGACGGCGGGGCGATCGCCCTCGGCCACCCGCTCGGCTCGTCCGGCTCGCGCCTGCTGGTCACGCTCCTCGGGCGCATGGAGCGCGAGGACTCGCGGTACGGCCTCGCCACCATGTGCGTCGGCGTCGGTCAGGGCGCCGCGATGATCCTGGAGAAGATGTGA